Proteins encoded together in one Styela clava chromosome 12, kaStyClav1.hap1.2, whole genome shotgun sequence window:
- the LOC120329280 gene encoding uncharacterized protein LOC120329280 — MNLSGQSDDCTNVYTAVKSVNIEVLKELLEHGKDYNEKDKEGWGPIHHAAYNGHFECVKIIFEKANSDYNSVPEVLEKVLSPSVYHCSTPLSLAAMQGHYEIVDFFADIYRKAEVHVNKMGFPLHKACRHGHNKCIEVLVKKLPQCINVMELSGWQMHPIHFTVEEQNLEGTKILLQNGADVNTTCIFSRTPLYLAVWKNNYGIVKLLADKVRDIDAYDDDDCTPLFLAVVKGYVEIVRCLLDNGADASKPADYGQILYPKLPCIPMDIAVDYRDFEIIKLLADGTPRDKGLNAVIHAALNGNTNCLIHLFDRGFPTFDSTTKTYDTLVWVCLLQECPDKFCAETIKILYNHGTEFQELAKFDESVCIVEIYLLPDVFADLNIEALKQFLNAGILEIRFEYGMSPDVESIIKKHKNFQNDSSLKRDIPGILFCLNYFPFLTISFGKSEPPTEENFSEGDLVQNIPSLLNLSRWFIRCLIIKKKGMVRQEYVESLKLPKKITAFLLHC, encoded by the coding sequence ATGAATTTGTCAGGACAGTCAGATGACTGTACTAATGTATATACAGCTGTGAAATCTGTGAATATTGAAGTATTGAAAGAATTATTGGAACATGGGAAGGATTATAATGAGAAGGATAAAGAAGGATGGGGGCCTATACACCATGCAGCTTATAACGGACATTTTGAATgtgtgaaaataatttttgaaaaagcgAATTCGGATTATAACTCCGTGCCTGAAGTATTAGAGAAGGTGTTATCACCTAGTGTGTATCATTGTAGTACACCATTATCTCTTGCTGCTATGCAAGGACATTATGAAATTGTCGATTTTTTCGCTGATATTTATCGAAAAGCTGAAGTACATGTAAACAAAATGGGATTTCCTTTGCACAAAGCATGCAGGCATGGACATAATAAATGTATTGAGGTGCTTGTGAAAAAACTTCCTCAGTGTATTAATGTGATGGAACTTTCTGGATGGCAGATGCACCCGATACATTTTACAGTCGAGGAACAGAATTTGGAAGGTAcgaaaattttattacaaaatggaGCTGACGTTAATACAACATGCATTTTCAGTCGCACACCTCTGTATCTTGCCGTTTGGAAAAATAATTATGGAATCGTGAAACTTCTTGCTGATAAAGTACGTGATATAGACGCTTATGATGATGACGATTGTACTCCGTTATTCTTAGCGGTAGTAAAAGGATATGTTGAAATAGTACGCTGTCTGCTTGACAACGGGGCTGACGCTTCGAAGCCTGCAGATTACGGTCAGATATTGTATCCCAAATTGCCATGCATTCCTATGGATATAGCCGTAGACTATCGGGATTTTGAAATCATTAAATTATTAGCGGATGGTACACCCCGTGACAAAGGTCTTAATGCTGTTATTCATGCAGCTTTGAATGGAAATACGAATTGTTTGATCCATTTGTTTGACAGGGGATTCCCCACGTTTGATTCAACAACGAAAACTTATGATACGCTTGTGTGGGTCTGTTTACTACAAGAGTGCCCAGATAAATTTTGCgcagaaacaataaaaattcttTATAACCATGGAACTGAATTTCAAGAATTGGCAAAATTTGATGAAAGTGTATGTATTGTCGAAATTTATCTTTTGCCTGACGTATTCGCTGATTTAAACATCGAAGctttgaaacaatttttaaatgcAGGAATTTTAGAAATACGGTTTGAATATGGCATGTCTCCTGATGTAGAATCCataattaaaaaacataaaaattttcaaaatgattcgAGTTTAAAAAGAGACATTCCTGGAATATTATtctgtttaaattattttccGTTTTTGACAATTTCATTCGGAAAGTCAGAACCACCAACAGAGGAAAATTTCTCGGAAGGAGACCTAGTACAAAATATACCTTCGTTGTTAAATTTATCTAGATGGTTCATACGATGTTTGATTATAAAAAAGAAAGGCATGGTTCGACAAGAATATGTCGAGAGTTtaaaacttccaaaaaaaatcACAGCGTTTTTATTGCATTGCTGA
- the LOC120329281 gene encoding uncharacterized protein LOC120329281: MNIPIVDIARCGLTVESEEKVSEADLFDIGKKLYEAFSSSGFAYLTNHGIPDEIIKDLNKVDEEFFSHSLEYKMKFASKSIGLCYDNYQSFQANLERPHDMNEGIRFPANMGDNEWPDVDNLKVRVTEMQRLCRILLMRVLKALGRAMRLSDKNLFAKSHELVGKDGNTSCFKFINYPALGPGVEILENQIRCGEHTDFGSLTFLFQDDIGGLQVKTLDGNFVDVRPIPGTMLVNVGEMLHYWSGQRLKATVHRVVNPTDESRKMKPRRSFAYFANVDNDVSLDELDFDDGLGKNGKHEAITSLELFNRLFAMKCHNNQKN; this comes from the coding sequence atgaatataccaatAGTAGATATTGCAAGATGTGGACTAACAGTGGAAAGCGAAGAAAAAGTCTCGGAGGCTGACCTATTTGACATTGGGAAAAAGTTATATGAAGCGTTCTCATCCTCGGGCTTTGCTTACTTAACTAATCATGGTATTCCAGATGAAAtcataaaagatttgaataaAGTCGACGAGGAATTTTTCTCCCATTCTCTCGAGTATAAGATGAAGTTTGCTTCAAAAAGTATCGGGCTTTGCTACGATAACTATCAATCTTTCCAAGCAAATTTGGAACGACCGCATGATATGAACGAGGGCATTCGCTTCCCTGCTAATATGGGAGACAACGAGTGGCCTGATGTCGACAATTTGAAAGTAAGAGTGACGGAAATGCAACGTTTATGTAGAATATTGCTGATGAGAGTTTTGAAAGCTCTCGGACGGGCAATGCGATTAAGCGATAAAAACTTGTTCGCCAAGTCACATGAATTAGTTGGCAAAGATGGCAACACATCATGCTTTAAATTTATAAACTATCCTGCCTTGGGACCTGGCGTTGAAATACTTGAAAACCAGATTAGATGTGGAGAACACACTGATTTTGGCTCGTTAACCTTTCTGTTCCAAGATGATATTGGCGGACTACAAGTAAAAACTTTAGACGGAAATTTTGTTGACGTGAGACCTATTCCTGGCACAATGCTCGTTAATGTCGGTGAGATGCTGCATTATTGGAGCGGTCAGCGTTTGAAAGCAACAGTCCACCGAGTGGTGAACCCAACAGACGAATCTCGAAAAATGAAGCCAAGAAgatcttttgcatattttgccAACGTTGATAACGACGTTTCGTTAGACGAGTTAGATTTTGATGATGGTCTTGGGAAAAACGGAAAACATGAGGCAATTACATCACTTGAACTTTTTAACAGACTTTTTGCCATGAAATGTCATAACAATCAGAAAAACTAA
- the LOC120329285 gene encoding armadillo repeat-containing protein 1-like: MATTATSLSIVKELRRLASVHTNRQYMLRNDVNSLLIFTDPDEQPSVVIIEALHALRYLAQEAVRNERQLHHFQNTVGLQSLLNKIAGKENFNDDCKKLASEILFLSKCNVRPVSVENNSGVITRAGMRNARKAGKEPVKFLGGNKKAKVIMLQIEGLDGEDKKQECTNELLRVTGVISITFNMASQRCTIRARSDMHAESLVHAIHNTRKMTAKQVMKNESGEEVLVSFDDADRSDELPPYLEEDLGDSPNKEENKQSVARPGYTEAVGSFAKSWFGSVVSAVNKNLYW; this comes from the coding sequence ATGGCGACGACGGCAACTTCATTATCAATTGTCAAAGAACTTCGGAGGCTTGCCAGTGTGCACACTAATCGTCAATACATGCTTCGGAACGACGTAAATTCTTTGCTCATATTTACTGACCCAGATGAGCAGCCTTCAGTGGTTATTATTGAAGCTTTGCATGCATTGCGCTACCTTGCACAAGAAGCGGTACGCAACGAACGCCAGCttcatcattttcaaaatactgtCGGATTGCAGAGTTTGCTAAACAAAATTGCTgggaaagaaaattttaatgatgattgtaaaaaattagCGTCGGAGATCTTGTTTTTAAGCAAATGTAATGTCCGTCCAGTGTCTGTTGAAAATAACAGTGGTGTTATTACCAGGGCTGGGATGAGAAACGCTAGAAAAGCTGGCAAAGAACCAGTGAAGTTCTTGGGGGGTAACAAAAAAGCTAAAGTCATAATGCTCCAAATCGAAGGACTTGATGGGGAGGATAAAAAACAAGAGTGTACAAATGAGCTCCTACGAGTAACTGGCGTTATTTCGATTACGTTTAACATGGCGTCGCAAAGATGTACTATCCGAGCCCGATCTGACATGCATGCGGAAAGTCTTGTCCACGCAATCCATAACACACGGAAAATGACAGCGAAACAAGTCATGAAGAACGAAAGCGGGGAGGAAGTCCTCGTTTCCTTCGATGATGCAGACAGATCAGACGAGTTACCCCCCTATTTAGAAGAGGACTTGGGGGATTCCCCtaataaggaagaaaataaacaaagtGTGGCGCGGCCTGGATATACAGAAGCAGTGGGAAGTTTTGCAAAGTCCTGGTTCGGCAGCGTAGTGAGTGCAGTTAATAAAAACCTTTATTGGTGA
- the LOC144430644 gene encoding uncharacterized protein LOC144430644 has translation MRLLKDERFKNDYVEFMENTLRDCAERVPDEELLLLNGKVNYIPHSGIYHERKTDQIRVIFDCSAVYAGVSLNDYLLQGPNLMSNLVGILWRFRQDSIAVVSDIKSMFHQFYVKEDDRNLLRFLWWEDSNFNRSIVEFRMKSHPFGAASSPGCANFGLKRCADEGEAEYGEAAANYIRQDFYMDDGLKSVATVEEAVDLIQQCRALCASAGLKLHKFISDNREVLESIPEDERAKDIKTLDVTVDPLPIERTLGIVWCIESDDFQFKIEIQDLPFTRRNILSSVSSIFDPAGFLAPVVLRGKMILQELCKEKYDWDDPVPNYLRSKWEKWRNEILELERLKIPRCYKPEDFGRISSVELHSFSDAREIGYGQCTYLRLTNERGEIHCSFVMGKARVAPLKQITIPRMELTAAVISAKMSDLIVRELEYKDISVFHWVDSKVVLGYINNEAKRFHVFVANRVQQIHDLSKSDTWFYIDSSANPSDDASRGISARELLYDSRWLRGPEFLWQQDQSWKSSLYKADEETENCLIEETMNRQTSY, from the coding sequence ATGAGACTGCTGAAAGATgaaagatttaaaaatgacTATGTTGAATTCATGGAAAACACACTTCGAGATTGTGCCGAAAGGGTCCCAGATGAAGAATTGTTGCTGCTCAATGGTAAAGTTAACTACATACCTCACTCTGGAATTTACCATGAAAGGAAAACTGATCAAATCAGAGTTATATTTGATTGCTCTGCGGTCTACGCTGGTGTTTCACTAAATGACTACCTTTTGCAGGGTCCGAATTTAATGTCAAATTTGGTTGGAATTTTGTGGAGATTCAGGCAAGATTCTATTGCAGTAGTAAGCGATATTAAGTCCATGTTCCACCAATTTTATGTAAAAGAAGATGACAGAAATCTCCTACGGTTCTTATGGTGGGAAGATAGCAACTTTAACAGAAGTATCGTAGAATTTCGAATGAAAAGTCATCCATTTGGAGCAGCCAGCAGTCCAGGTTGTGCAAACTTTGGTTTAAAACGATGTGCTGATGAAGGAGAAGCCGAATACGGAGAAGCGGCAGCTAACTATATTCGACAGGATTTCTATATGGATGATGGGTTGAAGTCTGTGGCTACAGTTGAAGAAGCAGTTGATTTAATTCAACAGTGTCGAGCACTCTGTGCCAGTGCTGGCCTCAAATTGCATAAATTCATATCTGATAACCGCGAAGTGCTTGAATCCATACCAGAAGATGAAAGAGCTAAGGATATTAAAACTCTGGACGTCACAGTTGATCCTCTACCAATTGAAAGAACTTTGGGTATTGTCTGGTGTATTGAATCTGACGATTTTCAGTTCAAAATAGAAATACAGGATCTTCCGTTTACTAGAAGAAACATCCTCTCTTCGGTGAGCTCTATTTTTGATCCTGCGGGATTTTTAGCACCAGTTGTTTTAAGaggaaaaatgattttacaagaactctgcaaagaaaaatatgactGGGATGACCCAGTGCCTAATTATTTGCGAAGTAAGTGGGAAAAATGGCGCAATGAAATTCTAGAATTGGAGCGACTGAAGATTCCTCGCTGTTATAAACCTGAAGACTTTGGCCGTATCAGCTCTGTTGAACTTCATAGTTTCTCGGATGCCAGGGAAATTGGTTATGGCCAGTGTACTTATTTGAGACTGACTAATGAGCGGGGTGAGATTCATTGCAGTTTTGTTATGGGAAAGGCTCGTGTAGCCCCGTTGAAGCAAATCACAATACCAAGAATGGAGCTGACTGCAGCTGTGATCTCAGCAAAAATGAGTGACCTAATTGTTCGGGAGCTCGAGTATAAGGACATCAGTGTTTTTCATTGGGTGGATAGCAAGGTAGTTCTCGGCTATATAAATAATGAGGCAAAAAGATTTCATGTGTTCGTAGCTAACCGTGTGCAACAGATACACGATTTGAGTAAATCTGATACATGGTTTTACATCGATTCATCTGCGAATCCTAGTGATGACGCCTCAAGAGGCATAAGTGCAAGAGAACTTCTTTATGATTCTCGCTGGCTAAGAGGACCAGAATTTCTTTGGCAACAAGATCAGAGTTGGAAAAGCTCATTATATAAAGCTGATGAGGAAACTGAAAATTGTTTGATAGAGGAAACGATGAATCGGCAAACTAGTTATTAA
- the LOC144430758 gene encoding uncharacterized protein LOC144430758: MILQELCKEKYDWDDPVPNYLQSKWEKWRNEILELERLKIPRCYKPEDFGRISSVELHSFSDASEIGYGQCTYLRLTNERGEIHCSFVMGKARVAPLKQITIPRMELTAAVISAKMSDLIVRELEYKDISVFHWVDSKVVLGYINNEAKRFHVFVANRVQQIHDLSKSDTWFYIDSSANPSDDASRGISARELLYDSRWLRGPEFLWQQDQSWKSSLYKADEETENCLIEETMNRQTSH, from the coding sequence atgattttacaagaactctgcaaagaaaaatatgactGGGATGACCCAGTGCCTAATTATTTGCAAAGTAAGTGGGAAAAATGGCGCAATGAAATTCTAGAATTGGAGCGACTGAAGATTCCTCGCTGTTATAAACCTGAAGACTTTGGCCGTATCAGCTCTGTTGAACTTCATAGTTTCTCGGATGCCAGTGAAATTGGTTATGGCCAGTGTACTTATTTGAGACTGACTAATGAGCGGGGTGAGATTCATTGCAGTTTTGTTATGGGAAAGGCTCGTGTAGCCCCGTTGAAGCAAATCACAATACCAAGAATGGAGCTGACTGCAGCTGTGATCTCAGCAAAAATGAGTGACCTAATTGTTCGGGAGCTCGAGTATAAGGACATCAGTGTTTTTCATTGGGTGGATAGCAAGGTAGTTCTCGGCTATATAAATAATGAGGCAAAAAGATTTCATGTGTTCGTAGCTAACCGTGTGCAACAGATACACGATTTGAGTAAATCTGATACATGGTTTTACATCGATTCATCTGCGAATCCTAGTGATGACGCCTCAAGAGGCATAAGTGCAAGAGAACTTCTTTATGATTCTCGCTGGCTAAGAGGACCAGAATTTCTTTGGCAACAAGATCAGAGTTGGAAAAGCTCATTATATAAAGCTGATGAGGAAACTGAAAATTGTTTGATAGAGGAAACGATGAATCGGCAAACTAGTCATTAA